A stretch of Capsicum annuum cultivar UCD-10X-F1 unplaced genomic scaffold, UCD10Xv1.1 ctg4784, whole genome shotgun sequence DNA encodes these proteins:
- the LOC124892496 gene encoding LRR receptor-like serine/threonine-protein kinase EFR encodes MALTGSIPQEFGNLSFLAFLDLGSKNFHGNLPQEMARLRRLKFLDLSFNNFRGNSLSGNLPNGLGNGLPVLNGLYLSTNFCGHLPTSLSSCSQLQILSLSENEFDGPIHSEIGRLSNLRLFYLGFNHFIGEIPKEIRNLVELEVLNLGYNSFSCQLNMEIFNISGLRKIALTKNILPNIDGIYLRNLTNLVGTIPHSISNRSKLATLELSGNKLSGLIPNSLGHLSHLLFLSLGANNLTSDSSLSFLTSLTNCRNLTLLSLSRNPLNGMFPESAGNLSASLRKFYAERCKIKGLISYAVGNLSNLIDFDLNENNLVGSIPTSIGNLRILQGLEITFITEIYLSSNKFSSNIPTSLGNLKDLLDLDLSSNNIAGSLTPEIGNLKVLVQIVLSMNGFSNKIPREIRGLQNLEYLSLRCNMLHGAIPDSMSNIPKSLEKLKNLKYFNVSVNKLYREIDTRSTRETRNTHQNQSTSSRNRGPLW; translated from the exons ATGGCTCTTACAGGAAGTATTCCCCAGGAATTTGGAAACCTCTcatttcttgcttttcttgactTGGGAAGCAAAAATTTCCATGGAAACTTGCCTCAAGAAATGGCACGCCTACGTCGGcttaagtttcttgatttaagttTCAACAACTTCAGAG GCAATAGCTTATCAGGAAATCTTCCCAATGGTTTAGGCAATGGTCTCCCAGTACTCAACGGGCTTTATTTATCCACAAACTTCTGTGGTCATTTGCCTACAAGCTTATCAAGTTGTTCTCAACTTCAAATTTTGTCTTTATCGGAAAATGAGTTTGATGGACCAATACATAGTGAAATTGGAAGATTGAGTAACTTGCGGTTATTCTATCTCGGATTTAATCATTTCATTG GTGAAATACccaaagaaataagaaatctcGTTGAGTTGGAGGTACTTAATCTTGGGTATAATAGTTTTAGTTGTCAACTTAATATGGAGATCTTCAACATATCAGGGCTGAGAAAGATTGCACTTACAAAGAATATCTTACCCAACATTGATGGTATTTATCTAAGGAACTTAACCAATCTTGTTGGAACTATTCCTCATTCAATCTCCAATCGTTCAAAACTTGCTACTCTAGAGCTTTCTGGCAACAAACTCAGTGGATTGATTCCGAATTCTCTTGGACATTTGAGTCATCTTCTATTCCTAAGCTTGGGAGCAAACAATTTAACCAGCGACTCATCGTTAAGCTTCCTGACTTCCTTAACCAACTGCAGAAATTTAACACTTCTTTCTCTATCTCGAAACCCTCTAAATGGCATGTTTCCAGAATCGGCAGGGAATCTTTCAGCGTCTCTTAGAAAGTTTTATGCCGAGAGGTGCAAAATCAAAGGGCTAATTTCATATGCAGTTGGGAACTTAAGCAACTTAATAGACTTCGACCTTAATGAAAACAACTTGGTTGGATCAATTCCCACATCAATTGGCAACTTGAGAATCCTGCAGGGCTT GGAAATTACTTTCATTACGGAGATATATCTGAGTTCCAATAAATTCAGTTCGAATATACCAACAAGTCTGGGGAATCTTAAAGATCTACTGGACCTTGACTTATCATCAAACAACATTGCTGGTTCTTTAACTCCagaaattggaaatctaaagGTTTTGGTACAAATAGTTCTATCAATGAATGGATTCTCAAATAAAATCCCTAGAGAAATTCGGGGATTGCAAAACTTGGAGTACCTCTCCTTGAGATGCAACATGTTGCATGGAGCTATACCTGACTCAATGAGCAACATTCCTAAGTCATTGGAAAAACTTAAAAACTTGAAGTATTTCAATGTTTCTGTCAACAAATTGTATAGGGAAATTGATACAAGAAGCACAAGGGAAACAcgaaacacacaccaaaatcagtccacaagctCAAGAAACCGAGGACCTCTTTGGTGA